The nucleotide sequence TCTTCCGGCGTTTATGGAATGGGTCATTTGATGCTCTTGAAAGTCATGGCGGATGCCGGAATTAAGCTTAAGCATATTCCTTTTAAAGGCGGGGGCCCCGCTTATCGAGCGGGATTAGGCGGCCATATCGACACCTTTGGCGCGCTTCCAGCCACAGGCGGAACGTTGGGCCGGTACCGCAGAGGGCAGATCCAAATTCTTGGCGTGGCCTCCAAAAAACGGAACAAGCTGTTTCCGAAAGTGCCGACATTTAGAGAAAGTGGCGTGAATTTTGTTCTGGCTTCTAAGCGAATCATGATCGCGCCCAAAGGAACGCCAAAAGAGCATGTCGACATTTTGGTGAGCGGTTTCAAGAAACTCGTAAAAGATAAGACATATAAAAGCCTGCTTAAGAAAATGGGTGATAAGCCAACCCCGCTTTGGGGCGATGCCCTGAAAAAAGATGTCGCCGATGACTATATGGCTTATGGGGAAATATTTAAGAGCATCGGCCTAGAGAAGAAAAAATAGAGGCAAGGGCATTGTTGCGTCTCGGGGTAGTGGGATGAATTTTTGGCTAACTAGGCTCTCTGACGGAATTGTGGCAGCATTTCAAAACCCCCTTCGAGCAAGGGGGTTTTGTTTTATACTTTCGGGGCGGGGGTTCCCGCGAAGCTGCCCCCTTTGAGGATGGCTTCTCTGCCACCAAAGCGCGCAACGAGTGCCGCCTGAGCGCTCTTTGCCCGGCGGTCGGCATCTTCCGGGTCAAGTATTTTTCGAAGGATGGACTCGAACTCTTGGAGGAGGCGGTCGTGCCCAGGGTGGCTGGCGAGATTCACCTCTTCTTGCGGATCTGAATCCAAGTCGAACAGCTCGGGTGAATAGCCCAGATAGTGAATGTACTTAAATTTGCCCTTCCTGAGCATATAGGCGGCACTTGGGGCGCCCGCACCGTGATATTCGCTGAACACGACGCGGTCGGGGTCCTCCGGGCTGGAGGCGATGCCATACCAGGAATCGCCAGGAAACGCCTTTTCTTTCTCAGTCAGAGTCTCACCCACACATTCGAGAATTGTCGGATAGGCGTCGGCCAGAGAAACCGGGGTGCCGCAAACTCGGCCTTCAGGAATGTCCGGCCCCGCTATGATGAGGGGTACGGCGGCGGCTTCTTCATACATGGTCATC is from Nitrospinaceae bacterium and encodes:
- a CDS encoding tripartite tricarboxylate transporter substrate binding protein, translated to MSRFKWGFSFVVVLSISMFLMGITQSHAAKKFPWKPIRVIVALGAGGGNDLNTRAVASVAHTYLGQPMIVQLMPGGGGKIGMNALMRAKNDGHTLMMSSTNHLTVSPHVRNMGFDPLKDFEFVFLFTKGDYMMTAMASQPWKGFKQFVGHAKKNPGKLSYGSSGVYGMGHLMLLKVMADAGIKLKHIPFKGGGPAYRAGLGGHIDTFGALPATGGTLGRYRRGQIQILGVASKKRNKLFPKVPTFRESGVNFVLASKRIMIAPKGTPKEHVDILVSGFKKLVKDKTYKSLLKKMGDKPTPLWGDALKKDVADDYMAYGEIFKSIGLEKKK
- a CDS encoding sulfatase-like hydrolase/transferase, which translates into the protein YDTEITERACHWIESADESTDGPPWALFVSYISPHYPLIAPPEFYDMYPLDEVPVPEPFEADDPRLHPWVRAIRQGWPYDDYMDDEKRKMGIAAYFGMCSFMDANVGRVLDAVETSGLAENTRIVYVSDHGENLGKRGLWGKMTMYEEAAAVPLIIAGPDIPEGRVCGTPVSLADAYPTILECVGETLTEKEKAFPGDSWYGIASSPEDPDRVVFSEYHGAGAPSAAYMLRKGKFKYIHYLGYSPELFDLDSDPQEEVNLASHPGHDRLLQEFESILRKILDPEDADRRAKSAQAALVARFGGREAILKGGSFAGTPAPKV